The proteins below come from a single Parazoarcus communis genomic window:
- a CDS encoding Arm DNA-binding domain-containing protein, whose amino-acid sequence MGSIRCRDENGLLFIDFRYRGIRCREQTALTDTAANRKKLQKALDRIEADIAAGTFQYRSYFPNSKNAAKFDDKLSLTITAAAIVGAAPAPATPLFRDFAEVWYGEREIEWRKSYKLTLRATLDSHLIPHFGDKEVGQISKAEVLAYRAELGKATAKGKKTKLSAARINKVMNPLRQILNEAADRFDFRTPFHSIKQLRIKRTDVDPFSLDEVKTILDTIRADFRDYFTVRFFTGMRTGEVDGLKWKYVDFENRLLLIRETVVNGEDEYTKTDGSQRDIQMSQIVFEALKRQQAATGTLSEYVFCNRLGKPLDHKNITNRVWYPLLRHLGLKKRRPYQCRHTAATLWLAAGEAPEWIARQLGHTTTEMLFRVYSRYVPNLTRRDGSAFERLITGAIAEHPLDVTVAANGGGDHE is encoded by the coding sequence ATGGGTAGCATTCGTTGTCGCGACGAGAACGGACTGCTCTTCATCGATTTCCGCTATCGGGGCATTCGTTGTCGGGAGCAAACAGCATTGACCGACACCGCAGCAAACAGGAAGAAGCTACAGAAAGCGCTCGATCGTATCGAAGCCGACATCGCAGCCGGCACCTTCCAGTACCGCAGCTACTTCCCGAACAGCAAGAACGCCGCCAAGTTCGACGACAAGCTGTCTCTGACCATCACTGCGGCCGCTATCGTTGGAGCCGCGCCAGCGCCCGCCACCCCGCTCTTTCGTGACTTTGCGGAGGTCTGGTACGGCGAACGGGAGATCGAGTGGCGCAAGTCGTACAAGCTCACGCTCAGGGCGACACTCGACAGTCATTTGATTCCCCATTTCGGGGATAAGGAGGTCGGCCAGATCTCCAAGGCGGAAGTGCTTGCCTATCGCGCCGAGCTCGGGAAAGCAACCGCGAAAGGCAAAAAGACGAAGCTGTCTGCAGCAAGGATCAACAAAGTGATGAACCCACTCAGGCAAATCCTCAATGAAGCGGCCGACCGCTTTGATTTTCGCACACCGTTCCACAGCATCAAACAGCTTCGTATCAAACGGACCGACGTCGATCCATTCTCGCTCGATGAGGTGAAGACCATCCTGGACACGATCCGGGCGGACTTTCGCGACTACTTCACCGTGCGCTTCTTCACCGGCATGCGCACGGGCGAGGTCGATGGGCTGAAGTGGAAGTACGTCGACTTCGAAAACCGTCTGCTCCTCATCCGGGAGACCGTGGTGAATGGCGAGGACGAATACACCAAGACCGACGGCAGTCAGCGCGATATCCAAATGAGCCAGATCGTATTCGAGGCGCTGAAGCGACAGCAGGCCGCTACGGGCACGCTCTCCGAGTACGTGTTCTGTAACCGGCTCGGCAAGCCGCTCGATCACAAGAACATCACCAACAGGGTGTGGTACCCGCTGCTGCGCCACCTCGGGCTGAAGAAGCGCCGTCCCTACCAGTGCCGGCACACGGCAGCAACGCTGTGGCTCGCCGCCGGCGAGGCACCGGAATGGATCGCCCGCCAGCTCGGACACACGACGACCGAGATGCTCTTTCGCGTCTACAGCCGGTATGTCCCGAACCTCACGCGCCGGGATGGCTCGGCCTTCGAGCGACTGATCACGGGCGCCATCGCCGAGCATCCGCTGGATGTCACTGTGGCGGCAAACGGAGGGGGCGACCATGAGTGA
- a CDS encoding helix-turn-helix domain-containing protein, which produces MIKCHLSRMMGERKMKIADVARETGLHRNTVTLLYNETATRIDLEAIERLCDFFECSVGELLERVPSTLT; this is translated from the coding sequence ATGATTAAATGCCATCTCTCGCGAATGATGGGCGAGCGCAAGATGAAGATCGCTGATGTAGCGCGGGAAACCGGCCTTCATCGGAACACCGTTACCTTGCTCTACAACGAAACTGCCACCCGGATCGATCTTGAAGCAATTGAACGCTTATGCGATTTTTTTGAGTGTTCGGTTGGAGAGCTGCTCGAGCGGGTACCAAGCACACTAACTTAA
- the hemW gene encoding radical SAM family heme chaperone HemW, producing MSDRRIITLTPAPPAVSARPDAIEKPQLSASPPLSLYVHFPWCVRKCPYCDFNSHTRRSSDGSLPEDAWLDAVIADVESALPQVWGRRVLSIFIGGGTPSLMSAATLDRLLVALRMRLQLDPMAEITLEANPGTFESERFRDYRAAGVNRLSIGIQSFDDTMLKRLGRIHDSGEARRAIDIAQQHFERINLDLMYALPEQTLEGALKDLDSALATGVSHLSCYHLTLEPNTPFAHTPPSLPDDDLSADMQDAIEARLADAGFRHYETSAFARPGQECRHNLNYWAFGDYLGVGPGAHGKLSSHEGIVREMRHKHPGRYLEGAAKGDFIQERRDVGTTELPFEFMMNALRLTGGVPHTLFAERTGLPLASIEAELIDARKRGLLDTANNTLRPTEQGRRFLNDLLQVFLRD from the coding sequence GTGAGTGATCGCCGCATCATCACGCTGACGCCGGCCCCGCCCGCCGTCAGCGCCCGCCCCGACGCCATCGAAAAACCCCAGCTCAGCGCCTCGCCCCCGCTGTCGCTGTACGTTCATTTCCCGTGGTGCGTGCGCAAATGCCCGTACTGCGACTTCAACTCGCACACTCGTCGCAGCAGCGACGGCAGCCTGCCCGAGGATGCGTGGCTCGACGCCGTCATTGCCGACGTCGAATCCGCACTGCCACAAGTCTGGGGCCGTCGCGTACTCAGCATCTTCATTGGTGGCGGCACGCCCAGCCTGATGTCCGCCGCCACCCTCGACCGCCTGCTCGTCGCCCTGCGCATGCGCCTGCAGCTCGACCCGATGGCCGAGATCACCCTCGAAGCCAACCCCGGCACCTTCGAGTCCGAACGCTTCCGCGACTACCGCGCCGCCGGCGTCAATCGGCTGTCGATCGGCATCCAGAGCTTCGACGACACCATGCTCAAGCGCCTCGGGCGCATTCACGACAGCGGTGAAGCGCGCCGTGCCATCGACATCGCCCAGCAGCACTTCGAGCGCATCAACCTCGACCTGATGTACGCCCTGCCCGAGCAAACGCTCGAAGGCGCACTCAAGGATCTCGACAGCGCGCTCGCCACCGGCGTCAGCCACCTGTCGTGCTACCACCTCACGCTCGAACCCAACACGCCCTTCGCCCACACGCCGCCCTCGCTGCCGGACGACGATCTCTCCGCCGACATGCAGGACGCCATCGAAGCGCGCCTGGCCGACGCCGGCTTCAGGCACTACGAAACCTCCGCATTTGCCCGCCCCGGCCAGGAATGCCGCCACAACCTCAACTACTGGGCGTTTGGCGACTACCTCGGCGTCGGCCCCGGCGCTCACGGCAAGCTATCCAGCCACGAAGGCATCGTGCGCGAGATGCGCCACAAGCACCCCGGCCGCTACCTCGAAGGCGCCGCCAAAGGCGACTTCATCCAGGAGCGCCGCGACGTCGGCACCACCGAACTCCCCTTCGAATTCATGATGAACGCCCTGCGCCTCACCGGCGGCGTGCCCCACACCCTGTTCGCCGAACGCACCGGCCTGCCGCTGGCCAGCATCGAAGCCGAACTCATCGACGCCCGCAAACGCGGCCTGCTGGACACCGCCAACAACACCCTGCGCCCCACCGAGCAAGGCCGCCGCTTTCTGAACGATCTGCTGCAGGTCTTTCTGCGCGACTGA
- the rdgB gene encoding RdgB/HAM1 family non-canonical purine NTP pyrophosphatase yields the protein MSQRLVLASNNAKKAAEMQALLAPLGIEVVPQSELGVSEAEEPHATFVENALAKARHASAATGLPAIADDSGLCVTALGGAPGVHSARFAGEPKSDARNNLLLLDKLANETDRTAYFYSAVVLVRHAQDPRPLIADGEWHGEILEAPRGDSGFGYDPLFWLPDLEQTAAELDAALKNTLSHRGAAMRHLLDSLAAHPL from the coding sequence ATGAGCCAGCGTCTCGTTCTCGCCAGCAACAACGCCAAGAAAGCCGCCGAAATGCAGGCGCTGCTCGCGCCGCTCGGCATCGAGGTGGTGCCGCAATCCGAACTTGGCGTTTCTGAAGCCGAAGAGCCCCACGCCACCTTCGTCGAGAATGCGCTCGCCAAGGCCCGCCATGCCTCGGCGGCCACCGGGCTGCCGGCCATCGCCGACGACTCCGGCCTGTGCGTCACCGCGCTCGGCGGCGCCCCCGGCGTGCACTCGGCACGCTTCGCCGGCGAGCCGAAATCCGATGCGCGCAACAACCTGCTGCTGCTCGACAAGCTCGCCAACGAGACCGACCGCACAGCGTATTTCTATTCTGCCGTCGTGCTCGTACGCCACGCTCAGGACCCGCGCCCGCTGATCGCCGACGGCGAATGGCATGGCGAAATCCTCGAAGCGCCGCGTGGCGACAGCGGCTTCGGCTACGACCCGCTGTTCTGGCTGCCCGATCTCGAACAGACCGCCGCCGAACTCGACGCTGCGCTCAAGAACACGCTCAGCCATCGCGGCGCGGCCATGCGTCATCTGCTCGACAGCCTCGCCGCCCATCCGCTGTGA